In Blautia sp. SC05B48, a single genomic region encodes these proteins:
- a CDS encoding MurT ligase domain-containing protein — protein MKIRTTIAVMAAKITGHVCKLMGRQGVTWAGKVAMKICPDILEELSSQVREKIFVVCGTNGKTTTNNMLCAGLEAEGKKVICNHTGSNMLNGVVAAFVLGAKFSGKLDADYACIEVDEASTRHVFTRIKPDYMVMTNLFRDQLDRYGEIDITMNILEEMMKKVPDMKVIVNGDDALSAYLAMDCGNPFVTYGISKPVIENKTNEIREGRFCKCCGERLIYSFYHYSQLGDYRCPKCGFKRPEIDFDATDVKVDDQIAFTVEDKRIVANYKGFYNVYNILAAYAGIRTAGFKAEHFNEMLRKFNPENGRNEQFRIKGTGVVLNLAKNPAGFNQNISAVMQDGSPKDIIIVINDNAQDGKDISWLWDVDFDLFGGDNINSITVSGIRCQDMRLRLKYVDIPSMLENDVETAIRKRIGDGCGNLYVLVNYTALFGTRNILKKLEGEK, from the coding sequence GGCAGGGTGTGACCTGGGCCGGTAAGGTCGCAATGAAGATCTGTCCGGATATCCTGGAAGAGCTTTCTTCTCAGGTAAGAGAAAAAATATTTGTAGTATGCGGAACCAACGGAAAGACCACAACCAATAACATGCTGTGCGCAGGCCTTGAGGCAGAGGGAAAAAAGGTCATCTGCAATCATACCGGTTCAAATATGCTGAACGGAGTTGTGGCAGCCTTTGTATTGGGGGCCAAATTCAGCGGAAAACTGGATGCGGATTATGCATGTATAGAGGTGGATGAGGCATCCACAAGACATGTGTTCACAAGAATCAAACCGGATTATATGGTTATGACTAATCTGTTCCGTGATCAGCTGGACCGTTATGGCGAGATTGATATCACTATGAACATCCTGGAAGAAATGATGAAAAAGGTTCCGGATATGAAGGTCATTGTCAATGGCGACGATGCACTGTCTGCATATCTTGCCATGGACTGCGGAAATCCTTTTGTAACCTACGGGATCAGCAAACCGGTGATCGAGAACAAAACAAACGAGATTCGTGAGGGCCGGTTCTGTAAGTGCTGTGGAGAAAGACTGATCTACAGCTTCTATCATTACAGTCAGCTGGGTGACTACAGATGTCCGAAATGCGGCTTTAAACGTCCGGAGATCGACTTTGATGCCACAGATGTGAAGGTGGATGATCAGATCGCCTTTACAGTGGAAGATAAACGGATCGTGGCCAATTATAAGGGATTCTATAATGTGTATAATATTCTGGCTGCCTATGCGGGAATTCGTACCGCAGGCTTTAAGGCGGAGCATTTTAATGAGATGCTCCGGAAGTTTAACCCGGAGAACGGACGCAATGAACAGTTTCGGATCAAGGGCACCGGTGTTGTTCTGAATCTTGCTAAGAATCCGGCCGGTTTTAACCAGAACATTTCAGCTGTGATGCAGGACGGATCACCAAAGGATATCATCATTGTGATCAATGATAATGCACAGGATGGAAAAGATATCTCCTGGCTCTGGGATGTGGATTTTGATCTTTTCGGAGGGGACAATATCAATTCCATCACAGTCAGTGGTATCCGGTGTCAGGATATGCGCCTCCGTCTGAAATATGTGGATATCCCGTCCATGCTGGAAAATGATGTGGAGACAGCCATCCGCAAACGAATCGGGGATGGATGCGGCAATCTTTATGTACTTGTAAATTATACGGCGCTGTTTGGCACCAGAAATATCCTGAAAAAACTGGAGGGTGAGAAATGA
- a CDS encoding WYL domain-containing protein: MAKSNNQKAKILYLEKMLRETGEHRVISMQKILENLEKQGIRAERKSIYDDVEVLRSFGMDIRYTRERPGGYYLAGESAGEEQLSEEPGLTAEAKDIRETKDIHETSVTGYRKLLEASAGTIKKEIKLLCAGAVQVEVRDFFGTAAEYKMKDSGDLTVTAELPENGKFYGWLTGMGGSVRILKPKKSAAAYRDYLKSLAKDYKGL; the protein is encoded by the coding sequence ATGGCAAAATCAAACAATCAGAAGGCGAAGATCCTGTACCTTGAAAAAATGCTGCGGGAAACAGGGGAGCATCGGGTAATATCTATGCAGAAGATCCTTGAGAATCTTGAGAAACAGGGAATTCGTGCAGAGCGAAAGAGCATTTATGATGATGTGGAGGTATTACGTTCTTTTGGAATGGATATCCGTTATACAAGAGAACGGCCGGGTGGTTATTATCTTGCCGGTGAGAGTGCCGGAGAGGAACAGCTGTCTGAAGAGCCCGGGCTGACTGCTGAAGCTAAGGATATTCGTGAAACTAAAGATATTCATGAGACATCTGTGACAGGGTACCGGAAGCTTCTTGAGGCTTCAGCCGGAACCATAAAAAAAGAAATAAAACTTCTCTGTGCCGGAGCTGTACAGGTGGAGGTGAGAGACTTTTTCGGCACAGCTGCAGAATATAAAATGAAAGATAGCGGAGATCTGACGGTAACTGCAGAACTTCCGGAAAATGGAAAATTCTACGGATGGCTGACCGGGATGGGCGGCAGTGTACGTATCCTGAAACCCAAGAAATCTGCAGCCGCCTACAGAGACTATCTGAAATCACTGGCAAAGGACTATAAAGGCTTATAG
- a CDS encoding type 1 glutamine amidotransferase produces MKITIGHLYPDLLNLYGDRGNIQCLMKRCLWRGIEAETIAYELDDRIDFSKLDIVLLGGGSDREQMLVCEKLKEIQKDFKAYVEDNGVVIAICGGYQLLGNYYKTDQGMIEGLKLVDMSTEQGKGRLIGNIVMQSDLFDMPIVGFENHGGRTTIGNNKSLGKVLSGYGNDGQSGEEGVVYKNVIGTYLHGPLLPKNPQLADLLISRALEKKYGKKIELEKLDDSEEQEANSYIFHRFVKNEG; encoded by the coding sequence ATGAAGATAACGATAGGACATTTATATCCGGATCTTCTGAACCTTTACGGTGACAGAGGAAATATCCAGTGTCTGATGAAGCGCTGTCTCTGGAGAGGAATCGAGGCAGAAACCATAGCCTACGAACTGGATGACAGAATAGATTTTTCCAAACTGGATATCGTACTTCTTGGCGGTGGCTCCGACAGAGAACAGATGCTGGTATGTGAAAAGCTGAAGGAAATCCAGAAGGATTTCAAGGCGTATGTGGAAGATAATGGAGTTGTGATCGCAATCTGTGGAGGGTATCAGCTCCTTGGAAATTATTATAAAACTGATCAGGGAATGATCGAAGGGCTGAAGCTTGTAGATATGAGCACTGAGCAGGGAAAAGGCCGCCTTATTGGAAACATTGTGATGCAGAGCGATCTTTTTGATATGCCCATCGTAGGCTTTGAAAATCATGGAGGGCGTACCACCATCGGAAACAACAAATCCCTGGGGAAGGTTCTGTCAGGATACGGAAATGACGGACAATCCGGAGAGGAAGGGGTTGTATACAAAAATGTGATCGGTACGTATCTTCACGGACCACTTCTTCCCAAAAATCCGCAGCTTGCAGATCTTCTGATCAGCCGTGCACTGGAAAAGAAATACGGTAAAAAGATCGAACTTGAGAAACTGGACGACAGCGAGGAACAGGAGGCGAACTCCTATATTTTCCACCGCTTTGTAAAAAACGAAGGATAA